One genomic region from Triplophysa dalaica isolate WHDGS20190420 chromosome 23, ASM1584641v1, whole genome shotgun sequence encodes:
- the bdh1 gene encoding D-beta-hydroxybutyrate dehydrogenase, mitochondrial, producing the protein MAALAVVRCALLVAFSVFLTLILGFGLPSALNLVARCCGFPEASVTECIVLMYALFVVYVAMPRLPRGTVKVDGKAVLITGCDSGFGHALAKHLHKLGFTVFAGCLLKDGDGANVLQNLHSEKLKVVQLNVCSEEQISQAVEFVKANLEYPEKGLWAVVNNAGVSTFGEVEFTTMDTYKQVAEVNLWGTISITKAFLPLIRRAQGRVVNMASMYGRMGNALRSPYCVSKYGVEAFSDCLRYEMKAWGVKVSVVEPGNFIVATGILTRDIVTSTAEKMWKEAPSGVQEDYGKAHFDLNMALMRSYCNSGQREIEPVLDDITDAITSNRPYTRYNPMEPHWWIRMEVMTHLPGAISDALYF; encoded by the exons ATGGCTGCGCTGGCGGTGGTGAGATGCGCGCTCCTCGTCGCGTTCTCGGTGTTTCTGACGCTCATCCTCGGCTTCGGTCTGCCGTCCGCGCTCAACCTCGTCGCGCGATGCTGCGGCTTCCCGGAGGCAAGCGTCACCGAATGCATAGTGCTCATGTACGCGCTGTTCGTGGTGTACGTGGCCATGCCTCGACTGCCAAGAGGAACTGTGAAG GTCGATGGGAAGGCTGTACTCATCACAGGGTGTGACAGCGGATTTGGACATGCATTGGCTAAGCACCTCCATAAGCTTGGTTTCACAGTGTTTGCGGGTTGTCTTTTAAAG GATGGAGACGGTGCAAACGTTCTGCAAAATCTTCATTCAGAAAAGCTGAAGGTTGTACAACTGAATGTGTGCAGTGAGGAGCAGATCTCCCAGGCCGTTGAGTTTGTGAAAGCCAACCTGGAATACCCGGAGAAAG GTCTGTGGGCTGTTGTAAACAACGCTGGTGTCTCAACATTCGGTGAGGTGGAGTTCACGACTATGGACACATACAAGCAGGTTGCAGAAGTAAATCTATGGGGCACCATCAGCATAACCAAAGCCTTTCTGCCTCTCATACGAAGGGCTCAAG GTCGCGTGGTGAACATGGCTAGCATGTACGGCAGAATGGGAAACGCTCTCCGATCCCCCTACTGCGTTTCTAAATACGGAGTGGAGGCTTTTTCGGACTGTCTCAGGTATGAAATGAAGGCGTGGGGCGTCAAAGTGTCTGTCGTCGAGCCTGGAAACTTCATCGTGGCCACAGGCATCCTCACACGTGACATAGTGACGTCAACAGCAGAGAAGATGTGGAAGGAGGCGCCTTCTGGTGTTCAGGAAGATTACGGGAAGGCCCACTTTGATCTGAACATGGCCCTTATGCGCTCGTACTGCAACAGTGGTCAGCGTGAAATAGAGCCTGTTTTAGACGACATCACAGACGCCATCACGTCGAACCGGCCGTACACGCGCTACAACCCGATGGAGCCGCACTGGTGGATCCGCATGGAAGTAATGACCCATCTGCCAGGAGCCATTTCAGACGCACTGTACTTTTAA
- the nck1b gene encoding cytoplasmic protein NCK1 isoform X2 — MDMANLLKQFFRIGKVKRKTSMRDTASNADADFYPDNSERLYDLNLPALVKFSYNAEREDELSLVKGTRVIVMEKCSDGWWRGSYNGQSGWFPSNYVTEDADGSASNDTGGLSEKLATVDYSVNGNRVLHTVQALYPFSSGNDEELNFEKGEVMDVVEKPENDPEWWKCRKADGQMGLVPKNYVTVMQESHNSASMAGPPTPDCDYIEPSASGRFAGKQWYYGKVTRHQAEVALNQRGVEGDFLIRDSESSPNDFSISLKAQSKNKHFKVQMKDNLYCIGQRKFSTMEELVEHYKKAPIFTSEQGDKLYLIKALAAS, encoded by the exons GAATCGGCAAGGTGAAACGGAAAACAAGCATGCGGGACACGGCATCCAACGCGGACGCTGACTTCTACCCCGACAACAGCGAACGTCTGTATGACCTGAACCTTCCCGCATTAGTCAAATTCAGCTACAATGCAGAGCGGGAGGATGAGCTATCGCTGGTTAAGGGGACGAGGGTCATCGTCATGGAAAAGTGCAGCGATGGCTGGTGGAGGGGGAGCTACAACGGCCAGTCGGGTTGGTTCCCATCAAACTACGTGACGGAGGACGCGGACGGATCGGCGTCCAACGACACGGGTGGGCTGTCAGAGAAGTTAGCCACTGTTGATTACAGTGTGAACGGCAATCGGGTGCTGCACACGGTACAGGCGCTCTACCCGTTCAGCTCGGGCAATGACGAAGAGCTGAACTTTGAGAAGGGAGAGGTGATGGATGTTGTGGAGAAACCGGAGAACGACCCCGAGTGGTGGAAGTGTCGCAAAGCCGACGGTCAGATGGGACTCGTGCCAAAAAACTACGTCACTGTGATGCAGGAGTCCCACAACTCGGCCAGCATGGCCGGGCCGCCCACACCTGACTGTGACTACATTGAGCCTTCCGCCAGCGGGCGGTTCGCTGGCAAGCAGTGGTACTACGGGAAGGTGACTCGTCATCAGGCGGAGGTTGCACTCAACCAGAGAGGCGTCGAGGGAGACTTTCTCATCCGGGATAGCGAGTCATCT CCCAATGACTTTTCAATATCTCTGAAGGCTCAGTCCAAAAACAAGCATTTCAAAGTCCAGATGAAGGACAACCTGTACTGCATCGGACAGCGCAAGTTCAGCACAATGGAAGAGCTTGTGGAACACTACAAAAAGGCGCCCATCTTCACCAGCGAACAGGGTGACAAACTGTACCTGATCAAGGCTCTCGCTGCCTCCTGA